One part of the Solanum dulcamara chromosome 3, daSolDulc1.2, whole genome shotgun sequence genome encodes these proteins:
- the LOC129882973 gene encoding fumarate hydratase 1, mitochondrial isoform X2: protein MPEPIIRAFGILKKCAAKVNMDYGLDQSIGKAIMQAAEEVAEGKLNDHFPLVVWQTGSGTQSNMNANEVIANRAAEILGHNRGDKHVHPNDHVNRSQSSNDTFPTVMHIAAAMELNKRLVPNLKQLHTSLNSKSVEFKDIIKIGRTHTQDATPLTLGQEFSGYATQVKYGIDRVLCTLPRMYQLAQGGTAVGTGLNTKKGFDIKIAAAVAEETNLPFVTAENKFEALAAHDAFVETSGALNTVAASLMKIGNDIRFLGSGPRCGLGELSLPENEPGSSIMPGKVNPTQCEALTMVCAQVMGNHMAVTVGASNGHFELNVFKPMIANSLLHSVRLLGDASASFEKNCVRDIQANRERIAKLLHESLMLVTCLNPKIGYDNAAAVAKKAHKEGTSLKDAALNLAVLTSEEFDQLVVPEKMIGPTD, encoded by the exons ATGCCTGAGCCAATCATACGTGCATTCGGTATTCTTAAAAAATGTGCAGCCAAG GTGAACATGGACTATGGCCTTGACCAATCTATTGGAAAAGCAATAATGCAAGCAGCTGAAGAGGTTGCAGAAGGAAAATTGAATGACCATTTTCCTTTGGTGGTTTGGCAGACTGGCAGTGGTACTCAAAGTAACATGAATGCTAACGAG GTTATTGCAAATCGAGCAGCTGAAATACTTGGCCATAATCGCGGAGACAAACATGTGCATCCAAATGATCATGTAAATAGATCGCAATCTTCAAATGATACATTTCCTACG GTGATGCACATTGCTGCAGCAATGGAGCTAAATAAAAGATTAGTACCGAACTTGAAACAGTTGCATACTTCACTAAATTCAAAG TCGGTCGAATTCAAGGACATTATCAAGATTGGGCGAACTCACACACAAGATGCAACACCTTTGACTCTTGGACAAGAGTTTAGTGGCTATGCAACTCAA GTGAAATATGGAATCGATAGAGTCTTATGCACCCTTCCACGCATGTATCAG CTCGCACAAGGTGGTACAGCAGTTGGGACAGGATTGAATACAAAGAAAGG GTTTGACATAAAAATTGCTGCAGCAGTTGCAGAGGAAACAAATTTGCCATTTGTTACGGCTGAAAACAAGTTTGAAGCATTG GCTGCTCATGATGCATTTGTTGAAACTAGTGGAGCCTTAAATACTGTGGCTGCTTCCCTTATGAAGATTGGGAATGATATACGCTTCTTGGGAAG TGGTCCCCGCTGTGGTCTTGGCGAGCTCAGTCTTCCCGAAAATGAACCTGGAAGCAGTATAATGCCT GGCAAGGTAAATCCTACTCAATGTGAGGCTCTCACCATGGTCTGTGCTCAG GTTATGGGGAATCATATGGCTGTTACTGTTGGTGCATCAAATGGCCATTTTGAGCTGAATGTCTTCAAGCCGATGATTGCTAATTCTCTCCTACAC TCAGTAAGATTGCTAGGCGATGCATCTGCTTCCTTTGAAAAGAATTGTGTGAGGGATATCCAAGCTAACAGAGAGAGAATTGCAAAATTGTTGCACGAG TCGCTCATGCTCGTCACATGTTTGAACCCA AAAATTGGTTATGATAATGCTGCTGCAGTTGCCAAGAAAGCCCACAAGGAGGGAACCAGTTTGAAG GATGCTGCTCTCAATCTAGCAGTCCTCACCAGTGAGGAGTTTGATCAACTTGTAGTCCCTGAGAAAATGATTGGTCCAACTGACTGA
- the LOC129882973 gene encoding fumarate hydratase 1, mitochondrial isoform X1, with the protein MAMLIGARRLSAGSDSLRYTCCWRFFSTSFREERDTFGPILVPSDKLWGAQTQRSLQNFEIGGDRERMPEPIIRAFGILKKCAAKVNMDYGLDQSIGKAIMQAAEEVAEGKLNDHFPLVVWQTGSGTQSNMNANEVIANRAAEILGHNRGDKHVHPNDHVNRSQSSNDTFPTVMHIAAAMELNKRLVPNLKQLHTSLNSKSVEFKDIIKIGRTHTQDATPLTLGQEFSGYATQVKYGIDRVLCTLPRMYQLAQGGTAVGTGLNTKKGFDIKIAAAVAEETNLPFVTAENKFEALAAHDAFVETSGALNTVAASLMKIGNDIRFLGSGPRCGLGELSLPENEPGSSIMPGKVNPTQCEALTMVCAQVMGNHMAVTVGASNGHFELNVFKPMIANSLLHSVRLLGDASASFEKNCVRDIQANRERIAKLLHESLMLVTCLNPKIGYDNAAAVAKKAHKEGTSLKDAALNLAVLTSEEFDQLVVPEKMIGPTD; encoded by the exons GTTATGGGGGGCTCAAACTCAAAGATCATTGCAGAATTTTGAAATTGGGGGTGATCGTGAAAGAATGCCTGAGCCAATCATACGTGCATTCGGTATTCTTAAAAAATGTGCAGCCAAG GTGAACATGGACTATGGCCTTGACCAATCTATTGGAAAAGCAATAATGCAAGCAGCTGAAGAGGTTGCAGAAGGAAAATTGAATGACCATTTTCCTTTGGTGGTTTGGCAGACTGGCAGTGGTACTCAAAGTAACATGAATGCTAACGAG GTTATTGCAAATCGAGCAGCTGAAATACTTGGCCATAATCGCGGAGACAAACATGTGCATCCAAATGATCATGTAAATAGATCGCAATCTTCAAATGATACATTTCCTACG GTGATGCACATTGCTGCAGCAATGGAGCTAAATAAAAGATTAGTACCGAACTTGAAACAGTTGCATACTTCACTAAATTCAAAG TCGGTCGAATTCAAGGACATTATCAAGATTGGGCGAACTCACACACAAGATGCAACACCTTTGACTCTTGGACAAGAGTTTAGTGGCTATGCAACTCAA GTGAAATATGGAATCGATAGAGTCTTATGCACCCTTCCACGCATGTATCAG CTCGCACAAGGTGGTACAGCAGTTGGGACAGGATTGAATACAAAGAAAGG GTTTGACATAAAAATTGCTGCAGCAGTTGCAGAGGAAACAAATTTGCCATTTGTTACGGCTGAAAACAAGTTTGAAGCATTG GCTGCTCATGATGCATTTGTTGAAACTAGTGGAGCCTTAAATACTGTGGCTGCTTCCCTTATGAAGATTGGGAATGATATACGCTTCTTGGGAAG TGGTCCCCGCTGTGGTCTTGGCGAGCTCAGTCTTCCCGAAAATGAACCTGGAAGCAGTATAATGCCT GGCAAGGTAAATCCTACTCAATGTGAGGCTCTCACCATGGTCTGTGCTCAG GTTATGGGGAATCATATGGCTGTTACTGTTGGTGCATCAAATGGCCATTTTGAGCTGAATGTCTTCAAGCCGATGATTGCTAATTCTCTCCTACAC TCAGTAAGATTGCTAGGCGATGCATCTGCTTCCTTTGAAAAGAATTGTGTGAGGGATATCCAAGCTAACAGAGAGAGAATTGCAAAATTGTTGCACGAG TCGCTCATGCTCGTCACATGTTTGAACCCA AAAATTGGTTATGATAATGCTGCTGCAGTTGCCAAGAAAGCCCACAAGGAGGGAACCAGTTTGAAG GATGCTGCTCTCAATCTAGCAGTCCTCACCAGTGAGGAGTTTGATCAACTTGTAGTCCCTGAGAAAATGATTGGTCCAACTGACTGA
- the LOC129882973 gene encoding fumarate hydratase 1, mitochondrial isoform X3: MCSQDMILQVNMDYGLDQSIGKAIMQAAEEVAEGKLNDHFPLVVWQTGSGTQSNMNANEVIANRAAEILGHNRGDKHVHPNDHVNRSQSSNDTFPTVMHIAAAMELNKRLVPNLKQLHTSLNSKSVEFKDIIKIGRTHTQDATPLTLGQEFSGYATQVKYGIDRVLCTLPRMYQLAQGGTAVGTGLNTKKGFDIKIAAAVAEETNLPFVTAENKFEALAAHDAFVETSGALNTVAASLMKIGNDIRFLGSGPRCGLGELSLPENEPGSSIMPGKVNPTQCEALTMVCAQVMGNHMAVTVGASNGHFELNVFKPMIANSLLHSVRLLGDASASFEKNCVRDIQANRERIAKLLHESLMLVTCLNPKIGYDNAAAVAKKAHKEGTSLKDAALNLAVLTSEEFDQLVVPEKMIGPTD, encoded by the exons ATGTGCAGCCAAG ATATGATATTGCAGGTGAACATGGACTATGGCCTTGACCAATCTATTGGAAAAGCAATAATGCAAGCAGCTGAAGAGGTTGCAGAAGGAAAATTGAATGACCATTTTCCTTTGGTGGTTTGGCAGACTGGCAGTGGTACTCAAAGTAACATGAATGCTAACGAG GTTATTGCAAATCGAGCAGCTGAAATACTTGGCCATAATCGCGGAGACAAACATGTGCATCCAAATGATCATGTAAATAGATCGCAATCTTCAAATGATACATTTCCTACG GTGATGCACATTGCTGCAGCAATGGAGCTAAATAAAAGATTAGTACCGAACTTGAAACAGTTGCATACTTCACTAAATTCAAAG TCGGTCGAATTCAAGGACATTATCAAGATTGGGCGAACTCACACACAAGATGCAACACCTTTGACTCTTGGACAAGAGTTTAGTGGCTATGCAACTCAA GTGAAATATGGAATCGATAGAGTCTTATGCACCCTTCCACGCATGTATCAG CTCGCACAAGGTGGTACAGCAGTTGGGACAGGATTGAATACAAAGAAAGG GTTTGACATAAAAATTGCTGCAGCAGTTGCAGAGGAAACAAATTTGCCATTTGTTACGGCTGAAAACAAGTTTGAAGCATTG GCTGCTCATGATGCATTTGTTGAAACTAGTGGAGCCTTAAATACTGTGGCTGCTTCCCTTATGAAGATTGGGAATGATATACGCTTCTTGGGAAG TGGTCCCCGCTGTGGTCTTGGCGAGCTCAGTCTTCCCGAAAATGAACCTGGAAGCAGTATAATGCCT GGCAAGGTAAATCCTACTCAATGTGAGGCTCTCACCATGGTCTGTGCTCAG GTTATGGGGAATCATATGGCTGTTACTGTTGGTGCATCAAATGGCCATTTTGAGCTGAATGTCTTCAAGCCGATGATTGCTAATTCTCTCCTACAC TCAGTAAGATTGCTAGGCGATGCATCTGCTTCCTTTGAAAAGAATTGTGTGAGGGATATCCAAGCTAACAGAGAGAGAATTGCAAAATTGTTGCACGAG TCGCTCATGCTCGTCACATGTTTGAACCCA AAAATTGGTTATGATAATGCTGCTGCAGTTGCCAAGAAAGCCCACAAGGAGGGAACCAGTTTGAAG GATGCTGCTCTCAATCTAGCAGTCCTCACCAGTGAGGAGTTTGATCAACTTGTAGTCCCTGAGAAAATGATTGGTCCAACTGACTGA